Proteins found in one Tamandua tetradactyla isolate mTamTet1 chromosome 1, mTamTet1.pri, whole genome shotgun sequence genomic segment:
- the CSTF1 gene encoding cleavage stimulation factor subunit 1: MYRTKVGLKDRQQLYKLIISQLLYDGYISIANGLINEIKPQSVCAPSEQLLHLIKLGMENDDTAVQYAIGRSDTVAPGTGIDLEFDADVQTMSPEASEYETCYVTSHKGPCRVATYSRDGQLIATGSADASIKILDTERMLAKSAMPIEVMMNETAQQNMENHPVIRTLYDHVDEVTCLAFHPTEQILASGSRDYTLKLFDYSKPSAKRAFKYIQEAEMLRSISFHPSGDFILVGTQHPTLRLYDINTFQCFVSCNPQDQHTDAICSVNYNPSANMYVTGSKDGCIKLWDGVSNRCITTFEKAHDGAEVCSAIFSKNSKYILSSGKDSVAKLWEISTGRTLVRYTGAGLSGRQVHRTQAVFNHTEDYVLLPDERTISLCCWDSRTAERRNLLSLGHNNIVRCIVHSPTNPGFMTCSDDFRARFWYRRSTTD; the protein is encoded by the exons ATGTATAGAACCAAGGTGGGCCTGAAGGACCGCCAGCAACTCTACAAGCTGATCATTAGCCAGCTGCTCTATGACGGCTACATCAGCATTGCTAATGGCCTCATCAATGAAATCAAGCCTCAGTCTGTGTGCGCGCCCTCCGagcaactcctgcatctcatcaAACTAG GAATGGAAAATGACGATACTGCAGTTCAGTATGCAATTGGTCGTTCAGATACGGTTGCCCCTGGCACGGGGATTGACCTGGAATTTGATGCAGATGTCCAAACGATGTCTCCAGAAGCTTCGGAGTACGAAACATGCTATGTCACATCCCATAAAGGACCATGCCGTGTAGCTACCTATAGTAGAGATGGGCAGTTAATAGCTACTGGATCTGCTGATGCCTCCATAAAGATACTTGACACAGAAAGAATGTTGGCCAAGAGTGCTATGCCAATAGAG GTCATGATGAACGAGACAGCACAACAGAATATGGAAAACCATCCAGTTATTCGAACTCTTTATGACCACGTGGATGAAGTCACATGTCTTGCTTTCCACCCAACAGAACAGATCCTGGCCTCTGGCTCAAGGGATTATACTCTTAAATTATTTGATTATTCCAAGCCATCTGCAAAAAGAGCCTTCAAATACATTCAG GAGGCTGAAATGTTACGCTCCATCTCTTTTCATCCTTCTGGAGATTTTATACTTGTTGGGACTCAGCATCCTACTCTTCGGCTTTATGATATCAACACATTTCAGTGTTTTGTCTCTTGCAATCCTCAAGATCAACACACCGATGCTATATGTTCTGTTAATTACAATCCTAGTGCCAATATGTACGTAACTGGCAGCAAGGATGGCTGCATCAAATTATGGGATGGTGTTTCAAATCGATGCATCACAACTTTTGAGAAAGCACATGACGGTGCTGAAGTTTGTTCTGCCATTTTCTCAAAAAATTCTAAATAcattctctcaagtggaaaagacTCTGTAGCTAAACTTTGGGAAATATCAACAGGACGAACACTGGTCAGATACACAG GTGCCGGTTTGAGTGGACGGCAGGTACATCGAACACAAGCAGTCTTTAACCACACTGAGGACTATGTGTTGCTGCCTGACGAAAGGACGAtcagtctctgctgctgggaCTCGAGGACGGCAGAGCGGAGAAACCTGCTCTCCTTGGGACACAACAACATCGTCCGCTGTATAGTGCACTCGCCCACCAACCCTGGTTTCATGACGTGCAGTGATGACTTCAGAGCACGGTTTTGGTACCGGAGATCAACCACCGACTAG